In a single window of the Bactrocera dorsalis isolate Fly_Bdor chromosome 2, ASM2337382v1, whole genome shotgun sequence genome:
- the LOC105229525 gene encoding uncharacterized protein LOC105229525 isoform X1, with amino-acid sequence MPDNSNKFNNNIQFDIPKWINAKYFEKVLLREDSNFHKILKLTPIPATPPGENYTSLMMRILMDIELKDGYTQQKSYIVKTMLDDDKGGTLINSLNLFPKEKLMYEQILPQLEQFYHDLGKKIKFAPKCQWIEQKSSRITIVLEDLNTKKFRNINRLKGFDMPHMKRVLEKLAEFHAASVMWHEKYGAYPDDFQKSYLPANYEKSKSYQARIQSYKAAMRTWGLEDYDKYMECIPNAEQFVNAAMGCFNTDPAEFKVLNHGDFWSSNIMLNYTSSGEVNQIRFVDFQLCKWGSPAQDLWELIICSVESNLRICEFDHFIRIYHTHLLKCLRVLHYVKPPPKLSDLHISMLKYGFWGYSTTFTHLVLILMPSDKDASLLKLIQPGDEGDKFRHKAYTNPLYVRAMLDILPFLYRRGILDF; translated from the exons ATGCCCGACAATAGCAACAAATTCAATAACAATATACAGTTTGATATTCCTAAATggataaatgcaaaatatttcgaGAAAGTATTGCTCCGGGAAGATTCAAATttccacaaaatattgaaattgacgCCTATACCGGCTACACCGCCGGGTGAAAATTACACATCGCTCATGATGCGCATTTTAATGGACATTGAACTAAAAG ACGGTTACACACAACAGAAGTCGTATATTGTTAAAACAATGCTGGACGATGACAAAGGCGGAACACTTATCAATTCACTGAATCTCTTTCCAAAGGAAAAACTTATGTATGAACAAATTCTTCCTCAGCTGGAACAATTTTACCATGATCtcggcaaaaaaattaaattcgcacCCAAGTGTCAATGGATCGAGCAAAAATCCAGTCGCATTACTATCGTCCTGGAAGATttaaatacaaagaaatttCGAAACATTAATAGACTCAAAGGATTCGATATGCCGCATATGAAGCGTGTTCTAGAGAAGTTAGCTGAGTTCCATGCTGCCAGTGTTATGTGGCATGAAAAGTACGGTGCATATCCAGATGACTTCCAAAAAAGCTATCTACCCGCCAATTATGAAAAGTCGAAATCTTATCAAGCGCGTATACAAAGCTACAAAGCAGCAATGCGGACATGGGGCTTAGAAGATTATGACAAATATATGGAATGTATT CCAAATGCTGAACAATTTGTTAATGCAGCAATGGGCTGTTTCAACACAGATCCCGCCGAGTTTAAGGTACTGAATCATGGAGATTTTTGGTCTAGCAATATTATGTTAAATTACACCTCAAGTGGTGAGGTGAATCAAATACGTTTCGTAGACTTTCAACTATGCAAATGGGGCAGCCCGGCACAGGATCTATGGGAACTAATAATATGCTCCGTTGAGAGCAACTTGCGCATTTGTGAATTTGACCACTTCATACGAATTTATCATACACATCTGCTTAAATGTTTAAGAGTATTACATTATGTCAAACCACCGCCGAAACTCTCCGACCTACATATTAGCATGCTGAAATATGGATTTTGGG GGTATAGTACAACATTTACACATCTGGTTTTGATACTGATGCCTTCAGATAAGGATGCCAGTTTACTAAAGCTTATACAACCCGGGGACGAAGGCGACAAATTCCGACACAAGGCTTATACCAACCCGCTCTATGTGCGTGCTATGTTGgatattttaccatttttgtATAGACGTGgtattttggatttttaa
- the LOC105229525 gene encoding uncharacterized protein LOC105229525 isoform X2, translating into MLDDDKGGTLINSLNLFPKEKLMYEQILPQLEQFYHDLGKKIKFAPKCQWIEQKSSRITIVLEDLNTKKFRNINRLKGFDMPHMKRVLEKLAEFHAASVMWHEKYGAYPDDFQKSYLPANYEKSKSYQARIQSYKAAMRTWGLEDYDKYMECIPNAEQFVNAAMGCFNTDPAEFKVLNHGDFWSSNIMLNYTSSGEVNQIRFVDFQLCKWGSPAQDLWELIICSVESNLRICEFDHFIRIYHTHLLKCLRVLHYVKPPPKLSDLHISMLKYGFWGYSTTFTHLVLILMPSDKDASLLKLIQPGDEGDKFRHKAYTNPLYVRAMLDILPFLYRRGILDF; encoded by the exons ATGCTGGACGATGACAAAGGCGGAACACTTATCAATTCACTGAATCTCTTTCCAAAGGAAAAACTTATGTATGAACAAATTCTTCCTCAGCTGGAACAATTTTACCATGATCtcggcaaaaaaattaaattcgcacCCAAGTGTCAATGGATCGAGCAAAAATCCAGTCGCATTACTATCGTCCTGGAAGATttaaatacaaagaaatttCGAAACATTAATAGACTCAAAGGATTCGATATGCCGCATATGAAGCGTGTTCTAGAGAAGTTAGCTGAGTTCCATGCTGCCAGTGTTATGTGGCATGAAAAGTACGGTGCATATCCAGATGACTTCCAAAAAAGCTATCTACCCGCCAATTATGAAAAGTCGAAATCTTATCAAGCGCGTATACAAAGCTACAAAGCAGCAATGCGGACATGGGGCTTAGAAGATTATGACAAATATATGGAATGTATT CCAAATGCTGAACAATTTGTTAATGCAGCAATGGGCTGTTTCAACACAGATCCCGCCGAGTTTAAGGTACTGAATCATGGAGATTTTTGGTCTAGCAATATTATGTTAAATTACACCTCAAGTGGTGAGGTGAATCAAATACGTTTCGTAGACTTTCAACTATGCAAATGGGGCAGCCCGGCACAGGATCTATGGGAACTAATAATATGCTCCGTTGAGAGCAACTTGCGCATTTGTGAATTTGACCACTTCATACGAATTTATCATACACATCTGCTTAAATGTTTAAGAGTATTACATTATGTCAAACCACCGCCGAAACTCTCCGACCTACATATTAGCATGCTGAAATATGGATTTTGGG GGTATAGTACAACATTTACACATCTGGTTTTGATACTGATGCCTTCAGATAAGGATGCCAGTTTACTAAAGCTTATACAACCCGGGGACGAAGGCGACAAATTCCGACACAAGGCTTATACCAACCCGCTCTATGTGCGTGCTATGTTGgatattttaccatttttgtATAGACGTGgtattttggatttttaa
- the LOC105229523 gene encoding uncharacterized protein LOC105229523 has translation MSSVIDQNQNEASEIKAGTGFEIPKWLTAELFENVLIESIPKFRKITHFEAKPALAAGENYATVMLRIHVDIELTDALTDSISLMMKLPQENEILKDMMRKHNIFEIEYKMYHEVLPEFKQMYVNAGVNAMFSASCYNIDTPSEFGVILLEDLRPLGYKNANRLEGLNLVHTKAVLERLSQWHAASATRVETKGIFPEMFIKGIFSESQRETMENFSTTIKSQFLSSVKTIKGSEDYMDDLVNVFDYITDLLFNTSKYDPNEFNVLNHGDCWSNNIMFKYDAEGKIVDTVLIDYQMVNYGSPAKDLLYFLVSSTAYDLKVKEFNYLIKFYHENLVKNLTILKYPKKLPTLKEIHCAIIKYGIWALSTSFGVMAVALLESNDDSNIDSFINDTDAGDRFRNLMFSNPRYRKHLEILMPWMSNRGVFEVYQITMNDTPNGNVENNVGKLPEWLEAVTFENAARTHIGEDFSKIVSARSDIDPSSTANYTSLLMRLHLDVELTDGSLKTVTFVLKVPHSNEMMSKILNLLKLFPKEEQTYHSIIPKFEALYKQAGSDIKFAPNAYQVDRDIGVDYVLLEDLRPRGYKNANRIKGLDLEHTKHVLQKLAEFHAASACYVEHFGMFPEEFTVGIYSRNNTELLKQFNSSSAFLTQLKKWKNGQAYYEKLADSDSYLVDRLLQNQTYNPSEFNVLNHGDCWVNNILFKYNAFGKITDTRFIDFQVGKYGSPANDLYYFILSSTAADIKIAHFDYLIRYYFDNLVENLKLLQYHRPLPKLRNLHSVLLKHGLTAYLAVSKILPVVMLEKIGDETNKNGTQNEDKLKFAMYTNPKYVESVSELLPWLDNRGLLDWKV, from the exons ATGTCATCAGTAATCGATCAGAATCAGAATGAAGCATCAGAAATAAAAGCGGGAACAGGTTTCGAAATTCCAAAATGGTTAACGGCAGAACTATTTGAAAATGTTCTTATCGAGTCCATtccgaaatttcgaaaaatcacaCATTTTGAGGCTAAGCCCGCATTGGCTGCTGGAGAAAACTATGCCACTGTCATGCTACGTATTCATGTAGACATTGAATTAACAG ATGCCTTAACGGATTCGATTTCGCTCATGATGAAGCTGCCGCAGGAAAACGAAATTCTTAAAGATATGATGCGCAAGCATAACATTTTCGAAATTGAGTACAAGATGTACCATGAAGTTCTACCCGAGTTCAAGCAGATGTACGTAAATGCCGGAGTCAATGCAATGTTTTCCGCAAGTTGTTATAACATCGATACACCTTCCGAATTCGGAGTTATATTGCTGGAAGACCTTCGACCACTTGGTTATAAGAACGCCAATCGATTGGAGGGACTCAACTTGGTGCATACAAAGGCAGTGCTTGAGCGTTTATCGCAGTGGCATGCTGCTTCGGCCACACGTGTCGAGACTAAAGGCATATTCCCGGAGATGTTCATTAAAGGTATATTCAGCGAATCCCAGCGAGAAACTATGGAAAATTTCAGTACAACAAttaaatcacaatttttatCGTCTGTAAAAACAATTAAGGGTAGCGAAGATTACATGGACGACTTG GTGAATGTTTTCGATTATATTACCGATTTATTGTTCAATACATCGAAGTATGATCCAAATGAATTTAACGTTTTGAACCATGGCGATTGCTGGAGCAACAACATCATGTTTAAATACGATGCTGAAGGGAAAATTGTAGACACGGTCCTCATCGATTATCAAATGGTGAATTATGGCTCTCCTGCGAAGGACTTGCTGTACTTCTTGGTATCGTCTACTGCATATGATTTAAAAGTCAAAGAATTCAactatcttattaaattctatcaCGAAAACTTAGTGAAAAACTTAACTATTTTGAAGTACCCCAAAAAATTGCCGACATTGAAAGAAATTCATTGTGCAATTATAAAATATGGAATATGGG CATTATCGACGTCTTTCGGTGTTATGGCAGTGGCTTTATTGGAATCGAATGACGATTCTAATATAGACAGCTTCATTAATGATACGGATGCTGGTGATCGGTTCAGAAATTTGATGTTCTCCAACCCCAGGTACCGCAAACATTTGGAAATTTTGATGCCCTGGATGAGCAATCGTGGTGTTTTCGAA GTTTACCAAATTACAATGAACGACACACCAAACGGAAATGTCGAGAATAATGTTGGCAAGCTACCTGAGTGGTTGGAAGCAGTAACTTTTGAAAATGCCGCACGCACCCATATTGGAGAAGATTTTAGCAAAATTGTCAGCGCTCGATCTGATATTGACCCGAGTAGCACCGCCAACTATACATCTTTGCTGATGCGTCTCCATCTGGATGTAGAGCTTACAG ATGGCAGCTTAAAAACTGTTACTTTCGTCCTTAAAGTACCACATAGCAACGAAATgatgtcaaaaatattaaatctgtTAAAACTGTTCCCGAAGGAGGAACAAACGTACCACAGTATTATACCGAAATTCGAAGCGCTTTACAAGCAAGCGGGCAGTGATATTAAATTTGCTCCGAATGCGTATCAAGTCGATCGTGACATAGGCGTCGATTATGTTTTGCTGGAAGATCTACGTCCAAGAGGTTATAAAAATGCCAATCGAATCAAAGGTTTAGACTTGGAACATACCAAGCATGTGCTCCAGAAACTGGCGGAATTTCATGCTGCATCCGCGTGCTACGTGGAACACTTTGGAATGTTTCCTGAGGAATTCACTGTTGGAATTTATTCAAGGAATAATACAGAACTACTGAAGCAGTTCAACTCGTCTAGCGCATTCTTAACCCAATTGAAAAAGTGGAAGAATGGTCAAGCGTACTATGAAAAGTTG GCTGACAGCGACAGCTACTTGGTGGATCGCCTGCTGCAGAATCAGACTTATAATCCAAGTGAATTCAACGTACTCAACCACGGCGATTGCTGGGtgaataacattttatttaagtataatgCGTTCGGCAAAATTACGGATACTCGTTTTATTGACTTTCAAGTGGGCAAATACGGCTCGCCAGCTAATGATCTGTATTACTTCATACTATCCTCTACTGCCGCAGACATCAAAATAGCACATTTTGACTACTTGATTCGTTACTATTTCGATAACCTGGTTGAGAATTTAAAACTTCTTCAATATCACAGGCCTTTACCGAAACTTCGTAATCTCCACTCCGTGTTACTGAAACACGGTCTAACAG CCTATTTGGCCGTTTCTAAAATATTGCCCGTCGTGATGTTGGAGAAAATTGGTGATGAAACCAATAAAAATGGAACGCAAAACGAGGATAAACTTAAATTTGCCATGTATACTAATCCAAAATATGTTGAGTCTGTATCGGAGCTTTTACCATGGTTGGATAATCGTGGTCTGTTGGACTGGAAGGTTTAG